The Planctomycetaceae bacterium nucleotide sequence AACAATTCCATACGCTGGCGGTCGTGCAGCCTGCAGTCTTTTTGAAATGTGACCAGGATTTCGATGGGAACCAGCGGTCCGATATGATCTTCGAGCCATTGGTAATCCTGCAGAATTCGGCTGTCGCCTGGAAACAGCGTCTCAACACGGATTGAGGTTTTCACACGCGGCAGACCACAGGCACAGATGATCATGAACAGAATCAGAATGACCAAAGGTAACCGTGTTCGCTGAAGCAGACCGGCCAGAAATCGCCATGCGTCTGTGTGTTGTTTTGTCTGATCATGGGCAGTCTCCAAACGTGCAGATGCTGTGTTCAGGCTCGAAGTTCTCTTCACGGGAAACAGCAGCAGCAATCCCGGGACGAGTGTGAGTACAACGGCGGCGGTGAGAATGACTCCGATAGTCGCATAGATGCCGAACTGTCGAATGGGGGTCAATTCGCTGACGATCAGAGAAGCACTGCCCATTGCGGTTGTGAGAGCAGAAAGCACACAGGGAAGCCAGCCCTTTTGAATTGCGGCTATAGCCGGGGAAGATGGATGGGTTTCGCTGGCAAGTGATTCGAAGTAATAGTTGGACAGATGAATTCCGCCCGCGACGGCAAGGACCTGAATCAGTGGCGGAAGAATAATCAACAGGGCCGACAGGGTTTCGCCGGTGTAGTAGATCACTGCCAAAGTTGCTCCCTGGCAGAACGTTGCACATCCAAACACAATCAGTGCCGCACGAAATGACCGAAGCGACAGCCAGCAGAGCAGCATGATCATCAGTGACGAAGGGGCTGCGAATGTCGCGAGAGATTTTTGCGAGGCTTCATCAACCGTGAGTCCGTCAATGACCGGCCCGGCAAGCTTCAGCTCGGACTCTGCCTGACCTGTGATGCTGGTGCAGATTGTTTTGAGTTCAGCGACCAGTTCGGCACGGTGCCGAAGTCCTTCTTTTGTGACCGTGACAATCAGGCAGGTCGTCAATCCGTCCGGCCCGATCAGGAAACCCTGCATTCTCTGGACCGCAACATCCGCGGGAATGGCTCGTTGAGACGAAGGCGAGTCTATTGCGTCGGAATCAGAATCGATCACACCGGACACAGATGAAGAACGACCGGTTCCGCCCCTGGTCATTTGGAGGAGAGTTTCTCGTCCGCTCAGTACAGAATATATCCAGGGTTTGGGGTCTGCATTATGCAATGCGGATTCGCTGCGCAGCTGTGCGAGAAGTTCGTCGAGAACGGGGTTCTTCCAGGTGCAGCCTTTCCAACTGAGCACGACGACATCACCGGGGCCAAACTGTTCCACGAACGCATCGTATTTCATTCGAGGTGCGAATGAATGCCCCACCCAGTCCAGCGGTGAATTGTTGTTTGATTGCAGTGCCTGGCTGGCGCCATAAACGACAAAGGGAACAAGGATGCCCGTATAAATCAGGAGCAGGCGCAATCTTGCAGTCAACGCAGGAGCCAGCTGTGTGTTCATGACGCGCGACGCCATGCGATGGCTTCGTCATTCCCGATCTGATCTTCCGTTTCCGCATTCCCAGCTTGCGATGCATTTTCAGAATCACTGCACGCTTCCGCAAACGAGAGTATTCTGCAGGAGGGATTGGTGAGTGAGTTGCTGGCCGGCATGGTGTTGGCTGCCGTCTGCCGGCGCCCGAGAGCTGCCAGGGGAAAGAAGGGGTAGCCAGGGACGTCTTCACAATATGTCTGGTACGATCGGCCCAGATAGAACTCGAGTCGCCGATCTTTGAGCACACTGCCGACAAAGATGTAGATGGTCCATGTGCCGGTTAGCAGAGCATGGTCGAAGGACATCCGGGGAGTAAACCAAATCAGCCCAAGGAAACTCAGGTAAACGGGATGCCGAAGTATGAGGTACAGGCTGGTTGGCACAAAATCGCGTCGTGGTTGTCGGGTTCCGTTCCACCAATGCATCCATTGTGTCCAGCCTGTCTGATAACCGAGTCCCGTAAGACTGATACTGTAAAGAAGTGAGATCCATGACAACAGAAATGCCGCAAGCATGAGATTGGCCGGGAGCCCGGACAGATCCCAGATCAAATGGGGAGTGGATTTCCAGAATCCAAACATCAGCATCAGACTCGCGCAGGTCGCCAGACAGAAGAAGGCTCCATAGAACTCCGGGGATATCCATTTACGGAGGCGATTCCGTGTAAACGGGTGAAGCAGGATGCTGTGCGGAATTGCGAACTGCAAAGCCAGCAGGGCATCAGTCAGAACCCAATGACTGCTGTCTCTGAATGCGCCAAATCGCAGAAACGAAAACAGATAGACAACGGTCAGGGCAAACACGGCCTGGGTACCGACGCCAACGACGAGCCCGACGGTTCTCTGCCATTGCTGCCCGTCCCCTGTCCTGTCAACGGAAGGGTTTTTCAGCAGATCAGGGTGTCCTGTCAGCTCGTTCGGTTCCTTCCGGGCTGCGGGGCGCATCTGTTCGTCAGGGCCCGTTTCCGCTGGTTCTGGTGTTGGTAGCTGATTGTTGATGGAAAGATGATTCAAGAACGGATCACCTGATCACAGGGACGATTGTTTTTCGGCGATGAAGCATCCGTACTTCATCGCTCTCGTCTGATAGGCATCCAGAATCGTCTGGAACCGATCAAGAAAAATAAGCTGGCCCCGATCTACGATTTTGGCAACCGATCGCATGGCTGTCCTGTTCACTCGGTCACGGCAGATTTCCCAGGTGCGGTACACCTGATCGGTCCAGTCGAAGACCTTCGTAACGGTGAGACCTGAATCGCTCAGCCATTGCACATAGTCTGCTTCATTGCCAAGAGATGGACAAAAGAAGCCTTCGCAGACATCGTAGACTTGTTGTCGTCCCACGTCGGTCAGCGGATCATCGCCAGCAAGCCACGCGCAAATTCCAACCCGTCCGTCGGGGCGCAACCAGTTCGTCATTCTCCTGAAGAAAGCTGGCTTGTCGAACAGATGTTCGGTGCACTCAATGCTCCAGGCAACATCGAAAGAGTTGTCTGCGAATTCCACAGTCTCAGCATCGTGGCAAATAAATTTTGTACGACTGGAGGTCCGATGCCATCGGGATGACAGGGATGCCCAGTTTCGCTGAAAGGGGCTGAGGGTCACGCCGGTCACACGGCACTGGTGGTGTTTTGCCAGATGGATCGAGGATCCTCCCATGCCACATCCAATGTCGATCACGTCTGACTGATCGCGAATGTCGATCTCTTGAATCATTCTTTCTGTAAGCTGCCGGGCCGCAATATCAGGTGCTTCGTCTGCTTCCCACAGACCGTGGTGAATGTGTTGTCCCCACAGCAGTCTGTAGAACAACGTCGAAACGTTGTAATGGGAACGGATAACCTTCTTCTGGACATCAGGGCACGAGATCATGAAAGGTCTTCGACATGAAGGGGGCAGACGGGTCGATCAGGAGGCTGCTGTCACTATGGAGTCACGGAAAGGACACCATGAATTGTCAGTTGGTCGGTGACACCAACTGCGCCGAATGCCTTTGAAAATGGGCGAATGCCATACTGGGTCTGCAGGATCGCGAAGCGAGTTCGCAGCAGGTGCTTGCCATCCTTCTCTTCAAGTTCCGCGTTCAGCTGAAGTGGCCGTGTGACGCCATGCAGAGTAAACTTTCCGTTAAGAACGTACTGCGGAAGTCCCCGGCGACTTTTCTGTGATGATGCCTTTGATGAATCGATTTGGAACGTTGCCGTCGGAAAGCGCTGAACATCCAGTACTCCTGAACCTTTCATATTTGCGTTCACCTGCTGTCGGGTCGAGGCGTCTGTGGAACCGGACAGCCCTACTGCGCGTCGGGCGGCGTTCGTATCTGCGTCAAACGAACGCATATCGAATACCACGGAGCCCGCGTTCTGATCGGTATCCAGTTTGACAGAACCGCTTTTAATTCGTCCTTCGACGCCGTGATCGTGCCCCAATCCTGTTTTACCAACAAAGATATAGACGCGACTGGCGACCGTGTCGATATCACCGGACTGTGCTGCGGGTTGCTGGCTGGTTTCAGGTTGCTGTCCGGGGGCAGTTGTCTGAGGATTCGCCGGGTCGACGACCACTGTGCCTGCGGGATTGCCGAACACCGCTGTCACAAGTGAGGTCATGGCCAACATCATCACGCTCAGACCGATCAACCATGGGTTGATGACTGGGCGGAATGTGTCGTGCACGACGTTTGTTGAATCGAGGTCTGTGAATTGACTGGCTGGTATCGACAAAGTCTTCCTCCCTGAATTGATCCTGGCAGTTGCCGACAGCTATGTCTGGTTTTGAAACATCCTGAGCATTACGCGAAAGACGTGCCACAATCTGTGGATTGTGCCCATGGAACACCTGGTCTCAATTGCGTCTCTCGCAGGCTGTGCAACAACTGCGTCTGTCGAACGTTGAACAACAATTGAGAAGATGCCATCAAAGTCAACGGATCAGCCAACCAGTTGTTTTCACGCCTTTTCGCATTGCGTTGGATACTATAAAAGGCCTCCGCACGTCGATGTGAATTCCAATCGGAACTCAGGAAACTTTGATTCCTTCTTGTTTTTCCCGAGTATCTGGTCAAGCGTTGGCCACTTTGGCATTCTCTTCTCCATGGAAAAGATTGCGCTAACCGTTTCCCGCTTAGCGCTTGAAGCAGAAGGACGCCCGGATGGCCTTTTTGCGCGATCGCAATCGTCAGCCAGAATTGATGGATCAGCCGGAACTGGATGACGATCAGCATCGCGCGGCATTGGCGGGGCTTGGGCGGGTCAACAAATTCAGTCGAACGGATGCCGTGTTGTGGAGTGTGTTGAGACCCCTTGCGGAATCACAGCCGCATCCTCTGCGAATTCTGGACGTAGCCTGTGGAGGAGGCGATCTGGCAATTCGGCTGGCTCGCCGGTCACGTCGAACGGGCTTGCAGCTGCAGATTGAAGGCTGTGATATGAGCGCCACGGCGATTCAGTTCGCATCGGAAAACGCCGCTCATCATGGCCTGACATCTCTGCGATTTACACAACGCAATATTCTTGCGGAACCGCTGGATCATGGCGCCTATGATATCGTCATGTGTACGTTGTTTCTTCATCACCTGGACGAGGACGATGCTGTCAAAGTTCTGCAAACGATGCAGAACGGAGCGTGTCGGATGGTTGTCGTTGATGATTTGCTTCGCACGCAGTTCGGGTACTGGCTTGCGTGGCTGGGAACGCGGCTGCTTACGCGATGCCATGTGGTGCATGTTGACGGGCCGATGTCAGTCGAGGGCGCGTTCACGTGGAATGAGGCGAAGAATCTTGCTCGCAAGGCCGGTTTGAGTAACGTTCGACTCTCAACACACTGGCCACAGCGGTTTCTGCTCACCGCAGCGGTTCAAAACGAAGCTTCCCGCGATGAATCATGAATCGAACGGTGTGTACGATGTCATCGTCATTGGAGCCGGAGTTGCCGGTTGTTTTTCCGCTGCTCTGGCAGCGCGCAGCGGTCTGAGAGTTGCTCTGCTTGAAAAAGAAATCATGCCCCGCCCCAAAGTGTGCGGCGGATGTCTGAACCGGCGTGCGACGCAGTTGCTGCGTCAGGCAGGAGCCGGAAAGGTTCTGGAACAATCGGATGCGAAGCCATTGCGAAATATGGTGATCTGCCTTGCTGGACGCAGAGCGACCCTTGCGATGAACGATTCTGTTGTTATCGGTCGGGAACAGTTTGACTTCGCACTGATGAAGCTGGCAGTGGAGGCTGGCGTAGACTTCAGGCAGGGAGTCATTGCGGAAGTGCTCCCCGAAGAACAGGGCTCGTCCGGGAAGTCTGATCAGGCGATTTCCACCCGATGCGTTCGTATTGTTGCAACTGAACTGGCGCATCTCCCTTTGCCTGATGGTGGGGACTGTGGCCGGGAAACATCGCTTCGAGGACGAGTTGTGCTTGTCTGTGACGGGCTAAGCCAGTCTTCACTTGGCAGACTCACGGAATTCCGAACGGATGTCCGTCGCGGATCTCGGATTGGCGCATCCATCGTGTGTGATGCGACGCCGGCGGACGGGCATTTGATGAATGCAGATTTGCTGATGGCTGTCTGCAGTTCGGGCTACGCAGGAAGTGTCTTTCGAAGCGATGGCCGGGTGAATCTGGCTGTCTCCATGGATGCGGAATTCCTCCGGCAGCAATCATCCATAGCGCATGCTGCTGCCGCGATCCTGAAGAGCGCCGGAGTTCGCCCACCGGAACGACTGAGTGAGCTGATTAGAAGTCGGGAGAACGCGGCGAGCCATGCTGCATGCGATGGCATCTGGGTCAAAGGGACTCCGCCTTTAACACGAAGCAGTCCGCGTCTTTCTGCGGATCGTGTTTTTTTGCTCGGTGACAGTACAGGCTATGTCGAACCGTTTACGGGCGAAGGGATGGCGTGGGCACTTACAGCCGCATCAGCGGTCCAGCCGGTCATTGCAGACGTCGTTGCATTTGGCTGGACCCCTCAATCTGAACAACGGTGGAACACCATCTTCTCTGCGTCCGTCGGGCGTTCCCAGAGCCTATGCCGCTCACTTTCGAACAACCTGCGTCGAAAATGGCTTCTGCACCCGATGATGACGCTGTGCCAGTTATTTCCGTTTGCCGCTCAGTCACTTGTCAAGAGAATGAACCGCATGCCTGCCATGCTGGAGCAATCATGAACAGACCCTTCCGGATTCTTGGTCTCGGAACCGCACTGCCAACCCACCATATTGTTCAGACAGAGGCTGCTTCGTTTGCGGAAACGTGCCTTGCGGGTCAGGGGGGCGAGGCCCGACGATCATCCACTCTGGTTCAGGCGTTGTACCGTCGCTCGGGTGTAAAGACGCGACACAGCGTCGTTTTGAATTCGTCCACAAACGGCACCGCTGCGACCCAGGATTTTTACTGGCCGTCAGACACGGAACAGGACCTGGGGCCGGGGACCGCGGCACGTATGTTGCGGTACGAAACCGAATCTCCACTCCTGGCCCACGATGCAGCATCGCGTGCGATGGAAGAAAGCGGCGTTCGTGCAGATCAGGTAACCCACCTGGTCACGGTTTCGTGCAGTGGATTTTCGGCGCCAGGTTTTGATTTATCGCTCATCGATTCGCTTGGTTTGTCGCCGCGCACTGCGCGTACACATGTTGGCTTCATGGGATGCCATGGAGCGTTGAATGGCCTTCGTGTGGCCGCGGCGTTTGCCAGTTCTGATCCGAATGCTGTCGTTCTGGTTTGTGCGGTAGAGATTTGCACACTGCACCATCAGTACGGATGGGACCCTCAACGTATCGTTGCAAATTCGCTGTTTGCAGATGGTGCCGCAGCCGTTGTGGGTCGTGCCGCAGACAGTAAACATACGTCTTCGTCGGACGAGACATCCGAATCAGGGGGACACGCGACAGGGCCATCCCTCGCGGTGATCGCGCATGACTGTTGCGTGATCCCTGACACTCGGGAAATGATGACCTGGCGCATTGCCGATCATGGGTTTCAGATGTCGCTTTCTCCGGAAGTGCCCGATGTTATTACTCGCCAGTTGGCTCCCGTACTGATCGCTTTTCTGGCCAGGCACCAACTGACGATCGAGCAGGTAGGAAGCTGGGCAGTTCATCCAGGTGGGCCGCGAATCCTGAAGGCTGTTGCAGATGTGGCTGGGCTGACCGATGAGCAGCTGGCCCCTTCACTGGGAATTCTGGAGCGATGCGGCAACATGAGTTCGCCCACCGTTCTGTTTATCATTGACGAATTGCGTCGTCGGTCCGCGCCAATGCCCTGCGTTGTGATGGGATTTGGTCCGGGACTGAACGTCGAAATCGCCCTGATCAACCACTGAGATCAACCACTGAGATCAACCACTGAGATCAACCACTGAGATCAACCGCTGAGATCAACCGCTGAATGGGAACAACATCGGAATCAGGATTGTGGCGGTTAGCCACAGCAGAGTGTTCAGTGGCAGTCCGACTCGCAGGAAGTCGCTGAAACGGTAACCGCCGGGCCCGTAAACCATCATGTTTGTCTGATAGCCGATCGGCGTTGCGAAACTGGCAGACGCCGCAAACATCAGAGCGATCAGGAAAGGCCGCGGGCTGACTTCCAGCAGTCTGGCAGTTTCCAGGCAAAGTGGAAACATCAGTGAAGCGACCGCATTGTTGGAAACCATTTCCGTCAGGATGGATGCGATCAGATAGAAACAGATGAGCGCCGCTACGGGCCCGAATGATTCGGTGGCTTTGACCAGGGTTTGAGCGACCGCCGCAGCGGCCCCGGAATTTCGCAGTGCGTCGCCCACGGCAAATGAAGCAGCAATGGTGATCAGTACCTGCCACTCGACACTTCGTCGAGCATCGCCCGATGAAAGACAGCCGGTCACTACAACCGCGCTTGCGATCAGCAGAGCGGCAACGGCCGTGTCAACCAGTCCGGTCGTCATCAGAATCAAAAGAATGGCAAACAGGCTGAGCGCGATCCAGGCGCGATCGCTTCGAAGTGGCCGCCAGTCTTCCACGCTGCTGACCAGATAGAAATCCGTACTGTTTCGGTTCGCTCGAATGAAGTGGGGACGC carries:
- a CDS encoding type III polyketide synthase; this translates as MNRPFRILGLGTALPTHHIVQTEAASFAETCLAGQGGEARRSSTLVQALYRRSGVKTRHSVVLNSSTNGTAATQDFYWPSDTEQDLGPGTAARMLRYETESPLLAHDAASRAMEESGVRADQVTHLVTVSCSGFSAPGFDLSLIDSLGLSPRTARTHVGFMGCHGALNGLRVAAAFASSDPNAVVLVCAVEICTLHHQYGWDPQRIVANSLFADGAAAVVGRAADSKHTSSSDETSESGGHATGPSLAVIAHDCCVIPDTREMMTWRIADHGFQMSLSPEVPDVITRQLAPVLIAFLARHQLTIEQVGSWAVHPGGPRILKAVADVAGLTDEQLAPSLGILERCGNMSSPTVLFIIDELRRRSAPMPCVVMGFGPGLNVEIALINH
- a CDS encoding methyltransferase domain-containing protein, producing MISCPDVQKKVIRSHYNVSTLFYRLLWGQHIHHGLWEADEAPDIAARQLTERMIQEIDIRDQSDVIDIGCGMGGSSIHLAKHHQCRVTGVTLSPFQRNWASLSSRWHRTSSRTKFICHDAETVEFADNSFDVAWSIECTEHLFDKPAFFRRMTNWLRPDGRVGICAWLAGDDPLTDVGRQQVYDVCEGFFCPSLGNEADYVQWLSDSGLTVTKVFDWTDQVYRTWEICRDRVNRTAMRSVAKIVDRGQLIFLDRFQTILDAYQTRAMKYGCFIAEKQSSL
- a CDS encoding methyltransferase domain-containing protein encodes the protein MAFLRDRNRQPELMDQPELDDDQHRAALAGLGRVNKFSRTDAVLWSVLRPLAESQPHPLRILDVACGGGDLAIRLARRSRRTGLQLQIEGCDMSATAIQFASENAAHHGLTSLRFTQRNILAEPLDHGAYDIVMCTLFLHHLDEDDAVKVLQTMQNGACRMVVVDDLLRTQFGYWLAWLGTRLLTRCHVVHVDGPMSVEGAFTWNEAKNLARKAGLSNVRLSTHWPQRFLLTAAVQNEASRDES
- a CDS encoding YceI family protein, which gives rise to MSIPASQFTDLDSTNVVHDTFRPVINPWLIGLSVMMLAMTSLVTAVFGNPAGTVVVDPANPQTTAPGQQPETSQQPAAQSGDIDTVASRVYIFVGKTGLGHDHGVEGRIKSGSVKLDTDQNAGSVVFDMRSFDADTNAARRAVGLSGSTDASTRQQVNANMKGSGVLDVQRFPTATFQIDSSKASSQKSRRGLPQYVLNGKFTLHGVTRPLQLNAELEEKDGKHLLRTRFAILQTQYGIRPFSKAFGAVGVTDQLTIHGVLSVTP
- a CDS encoding MMPL family transporter; amino-acid sequence: MASRVMNTQLAPALTARLRLLLIYTGILVPFVVYGASQALQSNNNSPLDWVGHSFAPRMKYDAFVEQFGPGDVVVLSWKGCTWKNPVLDELLAQLRSESALHNADPKPWIYSVLSGRETLLQMTRGGTGRSSSVSGVIDSDSDAIDSPSSQRAIPADVAVQRMQGFLIGPDGLTTCLIVTVTKEGLRHRAELVAELKTICTSITGQAESELKLAGPVIDGLTVDEASQKSLATFAAPSSLMIMLLCWLSLRSFRAALIVFGCATFCQGATLAVIYYTGETLSALLIILPPLIQVLAVAGGIHLSNYYFESLASETHPSSPAIAAIQKGWLPCVLSALTTAMGSASLIVSELTPIRQFGIYATIGVILTAAVVLTLVPGLLLLFPVKRTSSLNTASARLETAHDQTKQHTDAWRFLAGLLQRTRLPLVILILFMIICACGLPRVKTSIRVETLFPGDSRILQDYQWLEDHIGPLVPIEILVTFQKDCRLHDRQRMELLYEIDRSLSKRPSLSRTTSALAFFPPIPEESNLPRVMRINALNRAIALSKAGFQQADMLRVDENGEYWRMTARTSALHPVDYGQLLREVDQASQEFLIQNADKYSSVSVSTSGIMPLVHEIQGRLLKDLFSSLLSALAVITLTMTIVEAGIINGLVAMVSNVFPIVVAFGMMGWLNQPLDIGSVMTASVALGVAVDDTLHFLTFFRRGSAQGYDRKHATLYALQHCGAAMIQTSVSCGLGLFIFSFSDFVPTSRFAILMVTLLLLALVGDLLLLPAILIARREQKT
- a CDS encoding FAD-dependent monooxygenase, coding for MNHESNGVYDVIVIGAGVAGCFSAALAARSGLRVALLEKEIMPRPKVCGGCLNRRATQLLRQAGAGKVLEQSDAKPLRNMVICLAGRRATLAMNDSVVIGREQFDFALMKLAVEAGVDFRQGVIAEVLPEEQGSSGKSDQAISTRCVRIVATELAHLPLPDGGDCGRETSLRGRVVLVCDGLSQSSLGRLTEFRTDVRRGSRIGASIVCDATPADGHLMNADLLMAVCSSGYAGSVFRSDGRVNLAVSMDAEFLRQQSSIAHAAAAILKSAGVRPPERLSELIRSRENAASHAACDGIWVKGTPPLTRSSPRLSADRVFLLGDSTGYVEPFTGEGMAWALTAASAVQPVIADVVAFGWTPQSEQRWNTIFSASVGRSQSLCRSLSNNLRRKWLLHPMMTLCQLFPFAAQSLVKRMNRMPAMLEQS